The Laspinema palackyanum D2c sequence AAGTAGTTACAATAATCTTCCCAAAATTGACTATTCCATCGTCTGATGTCTTCCTTGTAAAATTGATAAGCTGGACCTTTTTCTCCCAATCTTTCCCATAAAAAATGTTCAGGATAGTAAACTTCTGTATGTGCTGGAATATCATGTTCAGCCATTATTTCTAATAAGCTGATTCCTTCTCCTTTTAACATTCTTAGGTGTTGAATAACATAAGAAAGCATAGCCGGATTTGATGGGTCCGCAACTACTATAATGCAAAATCCTAAATATAAGGGGTTCTGATGCTCTCCTTCAAAGGCCCCTCGATCATAAGCCTCAATAATAGCTTCTGCTTGGTTTTCTTCGTTGACAATATTGATCCACCATTCGGGAATGTCTTCTGTATCAAAACCATAGCGAGCCATTAGCCAAAAACTACCAACAATATGTTTTGTACAATTTTCAAGTAAAGCTATTGCTCTGAAGCAATTTGTTACACCTATACGGGGTAAAATCACACTCATTTTAGTTTCCTCTCTTCCTTCAATTTATCAACTTATTTTTGGGGAGGTAGTAAGGCTGGGTTTTTGACTATCGTACCGATCACCCGCCAGTCCGATATCCGTTTTCTCCTAAACTTTCAGCACCGGCAGTTTGGAAAACCAAACCCCTGGAAGCCGGTGCGTACTGGAGCCTGGTAGGTCGTCGTCAAAGGAGGCGATCGCATTGTTCTTCATAGCCTTAGACTGCTCATGCTATAGCATCCTCCTCCTCATAGAGGTATCGCTGGAAACCAATGAACATTTGGCGGATATCGCGAATACTGTCCAATTCTTTCACAGCATCGTGAATAGCGCGATACTTGAGTTCTAGCTGTTGAGGCAATTTATCAGTATTGATTTCAGCGAGATTGATTTTCAGTTTTTGGGTGCGGGTGGATTCCGGTTTCCTCCTCAACTTGCAGGTACTCTGGCGATAATTTTGGGAACAGGCGCAAAGGTCTCAAGCCAAAATTCGGCACCCCAATCTCCCCAGGCGACCAACCTCCTACCCTGGCAAGTAAACGGGTTCACCGGACCACCGGCTCCCAGACAACAAAGTTTTTTCCGGACCCTCGCGCATTTACTTTCTTGATTAAAGAATATATAATCTACATTCAAGAATCTATATTCAAGAATCTATATCCCCTATTCCCACCCTGAATCCCTTACCACCACCGTGACCCAAAAACTCGCTGTATTCAACATGAAAGGGGGGGTTGGCAAATCCACCACCGCCTACAACTTAGCTGCCGGACTCGTCCAGTTCCGCGATCGCAAAGTGCTGCTCGTAGACATCGACCCCCAAGGCAACTCAGGAGCCGCCCTGGGTATCCCGATATGGCAGCTTGAGAAACAGTTAAAAGATGCCCTCCAACATAAAGTCCCCCTATCCCAAATCATCATCCCCACCTCCGAAGGCGTGGACGTAGTGCCATCCAACATCCTGCTGGCCGAAGAAGAAATCCCCATATCAGGCCGCCCGGGTCGAGAACTGCTCCTGCGGAAAGTGTTGGCTTCCGTCCAGGACCAGTATGACTGGGTACTTATCGACTGCCCCCCCAACATTGGCGTCTTCTCCATCAATGCACTCATGGCTGCCGAGGGCGCACTCATCCCAGTAGATATGAGCTACCTCGGGTTGCTGGGCATCCAGGGAATTGAGCGGGCCTTGACCTTGGTCAGAGAACACCTGGATCACCCGATTCGGATTGCAGGCGTCTTAGCGACCCGGTTTGATGGGCGCAACAACCTCAGCAAAGAGGTATTTCAATGCTTAGGGGACCACTTTGGTCAGCAGATGTTTAAGACCGTCATCCCTGAAACCGTCAAGCTGCGGGAGGCCCCCTCTCATGGGCAGTCCATATTTGAGTACGACCCCCAAGGAGCAGGAGCTAAAGCATATCGAGCATTAA is a genomic window containing:
- a CDS encoding ParA family protein, yielding MTQKLAVFNMKGGVGKSTTAYNLAAGLVQFRDRKVLLVDIDPQGNSGAALGIPIWQLEKQLKDALQHKVPLSQIIIPTSEGVDVVPSNILLAEEEIPISGRPGRELLLRKVLASVQDQYDWVLIDCPPNIGVFSINALMAAEGALIPVDMSYLGLLGIQGIERALTLVREHLDHPIRIAGVLATRFDGRNNLSKEVFQCLGDHFGQQMFKTVIPETVKLREAPSHGQSIFEYDPQGAGAKAYRALIEEVCQWQ